CACTTTTTTCACCGCTCCTGGATAAGGGAAAACATCGGTTTTGAGCTCGACATTCAGGTCATGCCACGTTTCTGCAAACACTTCAAACACTTCGGCCAATGTGGGGATGGCAGTTCCAGTCCATTCGTCTGCTTTCCAGCTCCCCGCGTCCAGCTGTTTCAGTTCAGCAAGTGTCATGTCTTTGACATAGCCTTTACCGTTCGTGGTGCGGTTCACTTTTTCATCATGAATTACAACAAGTTCCCCGTCTTTTGATAAATGGACGTCCAATTCTATTCCATGAACCGGCAATGCTGCCGCTTCCCTAAAAGCAGGCAGTGTGTTTTCCGGATGTGTGCCTGAACTTCCACGATGTGCAAAAATCTCCATGAGCCAACCTCCTGCTTTTAAACGTCTGTCCGGATTTGCCAAAGTTCCGGGAAGAAATATTGATCCAATACTTTCTTCAAATAATTAACCCCTGACGATCCGCCTGTACCTGGCTTGAAGCCAATGATGCGTTCGACTGTTTTCATATGGCGAAAACGCCATTGCTGCAGCCAGTCTTCGATATCGACCAATTTCTCAGCCAATTGATACAATTCCCAATGCTCGTCAACGTTACGGTAAACTTCCTTCCATGCTTCTCGGACGCTGTCATTCGACTCGTAAACGGTGCTGACGTCGCGCGCTAACACACTATCATCAATCTCGAAACCACTGCGCGCCAATTTTTGGATTGCTGCATCATATAACCCCGGCGCGTAGAAGGCTTTGGTTAATTGCTCGTGCAAAGCAGGGTCTTTTTCGTAAATGCTTAAGACATGCTCTGTTTTGTAACCGAGAGCGAATTCGATCATCCGGTATTGGTAGGATTGAAAACCACTCGCATTGCCAAGGTCGTCGCGGAATTCCAAGTATTCGGCAGGCGTCAAAGTCGACAACACATCCCAGCCTTGAATGATCTGGGATTGGATGCGTGATACGCGCGCCAATTGCTTGAAGGCCGTTTGCAAATCGTCCGCTTCGATATGGCGGATAGCCGCCGACAATTCGTGCAAGATCAGCTTCATCCATAGCTCAGAAACTTGATGAATGATGATGAAAAGCGATTCGTCATGATGGCCGCTGGCGCTATGTTGTGCCGACAATATTTTATCGAGATGCAAGTATTCACCATAGGTCATGCTTTCCTTGAAGTCCGTGCGGATATTTTGTTCTTCGGCTGCGGCGACGTTCTGCCCATTTTTGTATTGATCCATGTAAAAAGCTCCATTCAAACTCAGCTTGTGCTCGACTCTTCTTTTACTAAACGTGGTGTAAAACGTTTTACGTGTTGCATTGCTTATCTCCCATAAATTCGGGAATAGAACCATAAATACTTAAAATTGAAAGGGAGTTTTTATATCATGTTGAAAAACAAAAAGTTCATCTTCCCGGCTCTTATTATGTCCTCAGCACTGGCTCTGGCTGCTTGCGGCGACGACGAGGAAGTCACCCAACCTGTCACCGATGAGGCCGCTGAAGAGACGCCAGCGCCAGAAGCCGAATCGACTGAAGATGCTGCTCCAAGCGGCGAGGCGGAAGGAACTGCAGACGGCAAAACTTACGGATTCACCGATCTGTCTGTTGAGGTCGATATGCCAGATCAGGATGAGGCCTTAGATTTTAGCTATGAAGAAGAGCGTGGTCAGGTAGAGGCCGAATATGAGAACAAAACCGACGGCGTTGACCTGACAGGCGACGATGCTTTCAATGAAATGGAACAAGGCTTGTCCCAGTTGAATTTAACGCCTGACACACCGGATGATGAAGTCATCAAACAAGTTGTCGAAGCTTTCGGCATCGACGCTAGCTTCAAGAAAATCGAAATTGAAATAGATTATGCAGACGGGTCCGATAAAAATTACGAACAAACAAACCAATAAGCTTAATACTTAACTGTCCCACGGATTCACCGTTGGACGGTTTTTTATTGCACTATGCGTTGCCAATAGGAAATGGTCAAGACTCTTATAAAGCCCGCTTTCTCATAAACTGGCCAAGCCATATTGTCAGTATCTACTTCGACCAGCACTCGTGACAAGTTTTTCTGATGCGCTAATTGACGCGCCCACTTCAAAAAGGCTTGCCCATGACCTGATCGTTGACTATCCGGTGAGACCGCAAGCGATGTCAGCCATAAAGCCCCGTCTTCGCTGCTCAATGTGGCGGTTGCCACAAGTTTGTCTTCCTGGCGCATTAAATAGATGTGGCGTTCCGGGTCCTCCAAATTATGCTCGAGCACCGGAAGAACCGATTCGTCAAATGCCGCACGCAGCAAATTGACCAATTCCTCTAAATCCTTTTTTTGATAGGGTTGAATATCGATAGTTTCGGCAAGCTGATATGCAGAAAGCGGCTGCGCTTCAAACTGCAGTTCTTGGAAAGAACGGCCATAGCCAAGGCTCTCTAACCAGCTATCTGACGCAATATGTTCTGTGAATGCCGCAAGTTCGCTTTCTGCTCCACGCTGTTTGAGCGAATGCTGAACACCATCAGCCAATGCTGTTGCCAACCCAAGCCGGCGGTAATCTGGCGAGACAAATGCCGACCATTCATAATGATGCAAGCCAACCAGGTCCGCTGCTGCCGCATAAGCGACCAAGTCCCCGCTATCGGTATAGGCGAGCACCGCGAACCCTTTTGCAAACGGTTTTTTCCATAATTCATTTTGCAGCAACATCCGGCAATGTTCCGGTTCACCGTCAATCAGCTGCTCCATTTCCCCTGCAGTTTCCGCATCAATCGGAAACGACGCAATCGACAGGGACAATTCCATTTCCATCCCGCCTTTCTTTTTCTTTTAATCATAACCGCCCACAGCGCTTGCCGCCACCCGACTCCTGAAATTTGGGTTGCCTTCGCTGCCTATTCACGAATAACGAAAAGCAGAAGCCGGGATTCCCCCCGTCTCCTGCTTAAGTTTTACTATAATTTGGCATCTGCTAGCATTGTGGCGTACAAACCACCTTTTTTCAGCAGTTCGTCCTGGCTGCCTGCTTCGACCAATTTGCCGAGTTCCATGACGTAAACAGAGTCTGCCTTTCTCACCGTATTCAAACGGTGGGCAATGACGAAGCTTGTGCGCCCTTCCATCAGGCGTTCAAGCGCTTCCTGGATTTTCAATTCGGTCACAGTATCAATCGAGCTCGTCGCCTCGTCAAGCAGTAAAATGACCGGGTCGGCAATAAGCGCGCGGGCAATCGACAACAGCTGCTTCTGTCCTTGGCTGATCATAGACCCGTCGCCAGACAATACCGTGTCATAGCCTTTTGGCAACTTGGAGATGAATTCATGGGCATTGGCTTGCTTCGCCGCTTCCATTACTTCTTCATCGCTTGCATCGAGCTTGCCGTAACGGATATTGTCGCTGACCGTCGCCTCAAATAAAAATGGATCCTGCAAGACAAAAGCTATCTGCTTGCGCAAAGTCTCTCTTGGCATCGCACCGATCGGCGTGCCATCAATGCGAATTTCGCCTTCATTGACATCATAAAACCTGGCCAATAGCTGCATGACGGTCGTTTTGCCGGCACCTGTCGCACCGACGAAGGCGGCCGTCTGTCCGGTTTCGACCGTGAAGCTTAATTCACGAATGGTCCATTCCTCTTCGGCTCCTTCATATTTGAAAGACACCTTATCGAATTCGACTTTGCCGTCAAGGCGTTTGTCGGCATTGCGTTTCGTATCGTCTGCTTCCTCTGCTTCGTCCATGATGGCAAATACGCGTTCAGCCCCTGCAATGGCAGATAACACCGTATTGAATTGGTTTGCCAAATCATTTAATGGACGCGTAAACTGGCGCGAATACTCGGTGAAAATGACGATGACGCCGATTGTGACGGAACCGTTCAAGGCGAGCAATCCCCCAACACCTGCAACGAGTGCAAAACTGCCGTTATTCAAAAAGTTCATCACTTTGGGAATAAACCCCGCATATGTCCAAGCCCAGAAGCCGGTTCGGCGAAGACGCTCGCTTTTTTCGAGAAATTCATCCATGACACGGTCTTCTTGGGAAAAGGCTTTGACGATTTTTTGCCCTGAAATGGTTTCCTCGATCATGCCGTTCAAGTCTCCGACCGCTTTTTGCTGTTCTTTGTACAAACGACCTGTTCGCTTGGTGATCCAACGAACCGACACGTACATAAGCGGGATGATGATGAACGTCAATAGGGTGAGCATTGGGCTTAGCATCACCATCACGACCGCCGTCCCGACCAAAGTCAGGATGCTCGAGAACACTTGGATGAATGACGTATTAAGTGTCGATGAAACGTTTTCGATGTCGTTGGTCACACGGCTCATCAATTCGCCATGTTGGCGCTTATCAAAAAACGACACTGGCAAGCGCTGCAAATGGCCGAATAATCCTGTGCGCATTTGGTAGATGACTTGCTGGGCGATGCCGACCATCCAATAGTTCTGCAAGTACAAGGAAACGGAGTGAAGGACGTAAACGACGATGAGCCAGCCGATGATTAAGCCCATCCCTTCAAAAGCGCCTGGTACGATGTAAGTATCAATGATATAGCCGATCAAAAATGGACCGAGCAATGCCATCGCTGAACTTATGAATACTAGTGCTAAGACAACGATCAATAACGTACGCTGCTCGTCTACCAACTTCCAAATTCTCAGCAAGGTGGATTTCCAATTTTTTGCGCGTTCATTCTTTTTATCTGGTGATTTCTTTAAATCTTCCTTGGTTAAGACGGGCTCATAGCCGAAAGGCCGGCAGATGGCATCAAACATATTCCCCCACCTCCTCTGCTTGTTGGGACAATGCGATTTCACGGTATAAAGAAGAGCTCTTCAATAGTTCCCCGTGAGTGCCGTAAGCTGAAGCGACGCCGTCTTCTAACAGCAGGATCCGATCTGCACGCATCGCTGTCCTCACTTTTTGGGTCACAAGCAATGTTGTCGCCTGTTCTTTATCGAGCTCTGCCCATAATGAGGATTCGGTTTTGACGTCAAGCGCACTCGTGCTATCGTCCAAAATCAAAATCGATGGTTTGCGGACCAATGCACGGGCGATGGACAATCGTTGTTTCTGGCCTCCGGATAAATTAACGCCCTTTTGGCCGACGCGTGTGTCGTAGCCTTTCGGGAAGCGCTGAACCGTCTCATCAATTTGGGCTTTTTCCGCAGCTCCTTGAAGTTCTGGAAGTTCGGCCTGTTCGTTGCCCCAAGACAAATTGTCGGAAATACTGCCGGTGAAGAGCATCGACTGTTGCGGCACAAGTCCGATCGTCTTGCGCAACTCCTGCAAGT
This is a stretch of genomic DNA from Planococcus maritimus. It encodes these proteins:
- a CDS encoding GNAT family N-acetyltransferase, whose protein sequence is MEMELSLSIASFPIDAETAGEMEQLIDGEPEHCRMLLQNELWKKPFAKGFAVLAYTDSGDLVAYAAAADLVGLHHYEWSAFVSPDYRRLGLATALADGVQHSLKQRGAESELAAFTEHIASDSWLESLGYGRSFQELQFEAQPLSAYQLAETIDIQPYQKKDLEELVNLLRAAFDESVLPVLEHNLEDPERHIYLMRQEDKLVATATLSSEDGALWLTSLAVSPDSQRSGHGQAFLKWARQLAHQKNLSRVLVEVDTDNMAWPVYEKAGFIRVLTISYWQRIVQ
- a CDS encoding glycerophosphodiester phosphodiesterase family protein → MEIFAHRGSSGTHPENTLPAFREAAALPVHGIELDVHLSKDGELVVIHDEKVNRTTNGKGYVKDMTLAELKQLDAGSWKADEWTGTAIPTLAEVFEVFAETWHDLNVELKTDVFPYPGAVKKVVELAVSHGLENRLVISSFNHLDVQEATGQHNVTGAILASNILVDMAAYADTVGTKRLHLSLPFALRHGAELVGKGCEVYVYTVNRLDYAEQLRDIGVNGIFTDYPEKLLVELV
- a CDS encoding YusW family protein, which translates into the protein MLKNKKFIFPALIMSSALALAACGDDEEVTQPVTDEAAEETPAPEAESTEDAAPSGEAEGTADGKTYGFTDLSVEVDMPDQDEALDFSYEEERGQVEAEYENKTDGVDLTGDDAFNEMEQGLSQLNLTPDTPDDEVIKQVVEAFGIDASFKKIEIEIDYADGSDKNYEQTNQ
- the kynA gene encoding tryptophan 2,3-dioxygenase, encoding MDQYKNGQNVAAAEEQNIRTDFKESMTYGEYLHLDKILSAQHSASGHHDESLFIIIHQVSELWMKLILHELSAAIRHIEADDLQTAFKQLARVSRIQSQIIQGWDVLSTLTPAEYLEFRDDLGNASGFQSYQYRMIEFALGYKTEHVLSIYEKDPALHEQLTKAFYAPGLYDAAIQKLARSGFEIDDSVLARDVSTVYESNDSVREAWKEVYRNVDEHWELYQLAEKLVDIEDWLQQWRFRHMKTVERIIGFKPGTGGSSGVNYLKKVLDQYFFPELWQIRTDV
- a CDS encoding ABC transporter ATP-binding protein, translated to MFDAICRPFGYEPVLTKEDLKKSPDKKNERAKNWKSTLLRIWKLVDEQRTLLIVVLALVFISSAMALLGPFLIGYIIDTYIVPGAFEGMGLIIGWLIVVYVLHSVSLYLQNYWMVGIAQQVIYQMRTGLFGHLQRLPVSFFDKRQHGELMSRVTNDIENVSSTLNTSFIQVFSSILTLVGTAVVMVMLSPMLTLLTFIIIPLMYVSVRWITKRTGRLYKEQQKAVGDLNGMIEETISGQKIVKAFSQEDRVMDEFLEKSERLRRTGFWAWTYAGFIPKVMNFLNNGSFALVAGVGGLLALNGSVTIGVIVIFTEYSRQFTRPLNDLANQFNTVLSAIAGAERVFAIMDEAEEADDTKRNADKRLDGKVEFDKVSFKYEGAEEEWTIRELSFTVETGQTAAFVGATGAGKTTVMQLLARFYDVNEGEIRIDGTPIGAMPRETLRKQIAFVLQDPFLFEATVSDNIRYGKLDASDEEVMEAAKQANAHEFISKLPKGYDTVLSGDGSMISQGQKQLLSIARALIADPVILLLDEATSSIDTVTELKIQEALERLMEGRTSFVIAHRLNTVRKADSVYVMELGKLVEAGSQDELLKKGGLYATMLADAKL